Within Bombus fervidus isolate BK054 chromosome 3, iyBomFerv1, whole genome shotgun sequence, the genomic segment TTTCATAAACTGTAAAGTAATTAACGTGTTCATAACATTATGATAAACTGTTTCCTGGTCCTTAATGAGTTAATTTAGCAATCCACAACTTTTTTACCTACGAagaaaaatagtataaaatagaACAAGAAGATATGTGTAATCAGTAGCAGACATAACATTTCTTATGTTATAATGAAGTTTGATATCTATTTTGATATGGAGTATATCTTATTTCCATGAATTTCATTAAGGCAAAATCGGAATCAGTCGAACTTGACCCCGAGTAGAGTGATTTTCAGtttattggaaattaataACCTATGTAATCTACTTTCGAGTAAATGGAAATAACGAAGCCAGGGGAAAATGAATGTaggtagaaaaatatagattgCTTGAATAAGAAAACTAcgctattaaaaaaattagaaattaatattatgatgtcatttaaaatttgttttaacaaTAGATATCTCTTCATCGTAGATTTgaacttatatattttttctatttattatattttaaactttagtatataacatatacaaggttaaactaaattaatatttttatatatctgtaTAATTCTCTTCAGTAATTACTACTTACATTTTTGTTGCAGTTCTTCTAACGCACAAGCACAATTTCGAAGTAGTATTCACATACGCGCATGCGTATCTATTACAAACTtggtatatataaattttatgacattaaaagaatttaatcaTTTGAGTATgcacttttttaattttccttacattaaaatttactaCGTGTTTGTTTACTTacctttttttaataaatgaaatgatTGTGTGTATACATATTATGATGTAGTATCATTGCGCATGAGCGCCGCAGAGAATCGGCGGCAAACCAGTATTATATGAAGCCTTCGTCTTTTCGGATCCTTTGGAACCTGTTAGTAGAAATTGACGATAAGAAGGTGAAGGATCATGGAAATATCCGTGAAGCTAGTTCAAAATTGagtaaaagatatataacatctaataaattataaatcagAAACGAGTGATTTTTCAAGTAGAAAATCCActgattttaaaatttaagatgcttttgaagatttatttattaatcttggttacaattttaaaagatGTATCGTGTTTATCCTGGCATGATTATCATCAGAATAGCGAAGACAATTCGAACAGGAAAAATGTTCATACAGTTCCGCTTGGTTCAGGAGCCACTTTTCATTGgaggtatatttttataacattaattgaatttaatgttAACAGATACActgaagaataattaaaaaattgaagaataacTTTTTTAGGGTTGATTTTATGAGTGAAATGATAATTGCGGAAGTCCATTATATAGGTGTCGACAATACTTGGTTTGCCATCGGTTTCTCGAATTATGGTGAATTAAAACCTGCCGATTATTGCGTTCTGTGGATTGATTGGCACCGACAAATTCAATTACAGGTAATCATGAAATACATTTAACAATTATACGAGAAAACATGATAAgtctatttttatcgattttataatttttatatcaattacattatattgtaATTGCAGGATGCATGGACAGATGaagaaggaaaattaaatCTCGACCTGCAACAGGATTGTGAGAACTTCGCGtggagaagaagaggaaacgtCACGAAATTTACCTTTTCCAGGAAGTTCGATACTTGCGATGAAAATGACTACATCATGGAGGTAAACTaactatgaaattaataagagATATTAGTCatttgattatttttctttgacataaaaaaatatttgaaaattcgtaGAGAGGTACCACGCACTTAGTGTGGTTAGAAGGTTTGGGACCATTGTCGTCGTTGGCTGGTTTACAAGTATCAGATGCAGAAGCTTCTGGCATGTCCAGAACAGAATTGATCAGGGTACTCCATAAGAAACCCACATTTCCATCGAATGCCTGGCATTTGGAAATGTTAACTGATCATGTAAAAGTGCCAAATAAGGAAACGACTTATTGGTGTCGCGTACAAAAATTACCACCCGTTTTGTCTCAAAAGTGAGTCTATTAGACTGCAACAAAATTCGCCAGAATTAATCTTTTATCGAACTACTATTTCTAGACATCACATTCTGCAGTTTGGGCCAATCATACAAACGGGTAACGAACACTTGGTTCATCATATGGAAGTTTTCCATTGTGCTGGACCAATGGCTCTTGAAATTCCTATGTACGATGGTCCTTGTGATGGAGCTGATAGACCGGAAAAAACTCAAGTGCGTTAAGTTTCTTAGACAGATTTCTTCATTTATgcctttaaaaaataattaaatatgttttctaGAATCATTGTATTTTTTACTCCGTTTCTTAGGTATGTAAAAAAGTCTTGGCAGCATGGGCAATGGGAGCAGATGCTTTCGTTTATCCAGAGGAAGCTGGTCTTTCGATCGGTGGTCAAAATTTTAATCCTTATGTCATGTTGGAAGTTCACTATAATAACCCCGAACTTCAGGATGGTAACGTCGATTCTTCAGGAATTCGTTTTATCGTTACTAGGAGTCTTCGAAAATATGACGCCGGTGTAATTGAATTGGGTTTAGAATATACTGATAAAATGGCAATTCCCCCACGACAAGTAATGAATCATTGCACATATAATTAATCAAAGATATATGCgcagatatatattataatatatgttacTAAAATCggaattaataacaaaatcttTGTAGGAAGCCTTTATTTTATCAGGACATTGTATACAAGAATGTACAGGTGTTGGTCTCCCACAACAAGGAATACATATTTTCGCATCCCAACTTCATACACATTTAACAGGCGTAAAAGTTGTTACTCGTCATATTAGAGACGGAGAGGAGTTGCCTCTGTTAAATTATGACAATCATTATTCCACTCATTTCCAAGAAATTCGTCTTTTACCGAAACCTGTTACCATTTTGCCTGTAAGAATTAAAATctaatactttatatatttcatgtgTACTCcattatattatgtacatataatagattttaatgtaaattaatgatAGGGAGATTCGTTAATAACAACTTGCACATATAATACGATGGATAGAGAGAATATTACTCTTGGTGGATTCGCCATTTCCGATGAGATGTGTGTGAATTATATTCACTACTACCCTAATGCTCGATTAGaggtatgaaatattaatattcttttataaaaaattataagattataagaagaaatattcaatCTGTCTTAGGTTTGCAAAAGTGCTATTAGCGACGATGCACTGAGAACTTATTTCCGGTATATGAGGGAATGGGAAAATCAACCAACTAGTGTCGATAATGGAATTTCTGCAAATTATGGAAGTATAGAATGGACCAAAGTTCGTGTACAAGCTTTACATGATCTATATGAAGCTGCTCCATTAGgttcttaattatttaatttattaatgtattaagCATCTGAGGtttgattttgatatttcaattggaaattttaatctATATTTGATCAGGAATGCAATGCAATGGCTCTGATGGATCTCGACTTCCTGGATTATGGGACAACATACCAGCCACACCGGTCAAACTACCCTTACCTCCACCAGCTCGAAATTGTCCACACTCGTCGTTAAgacaagaaataataaattctatataaaattctttttctgttaCATACTGCTAtctattttcgaaaatattaatgaaatcaaaatttatgTCTACGGATTATACACAAGTCTGAACATTAGTGAAACataaacgaaataaagtataattataattcatatggATTTACAATGGTTTCCATAAACATATAAACTTATCAGCTTACGCATAAAAtactttacaaataaaatacttcGTTACACACATTATTTAACAGCTCTTTCACTTTGTCTATATTCTTTTAAGACTGtttcatttaattacataattttaaaagaatatagtttctcaaaaaaaaaaaaaaaaaaaaaaaaaaaaacgaagaagaagaagaagagaataaaagaaaaacaattcgGAATATACTACAAGGTGTTCAAACTTAATGTAGTATTTGTGTAAGccgaaaaaaaggaaactgaAAGACTATTAAAAAGCGTACCCTGGAAAAACGGTAAACatattatcaatatataaaagtttataaacCTCCAGTATATTTATGCATCTTAAGGGTTCCTTTTTGGCAGTACATTGTCTTGCTGCGAATAAGCTAGCTTAATCGAACATTCGTTAACAAATACTTGTTCTATTGGAAATtggtatttgtaaaatatgaaataataaaaataatcatagttataataataataataataataataataataataataataataataataataataaatcgtgATAGCTGAAACTTTGTCTTTACACATTTTACGAATGTACAAAAGAGGGACGCGTCTTAACGTTAAatgtgatataaaaattaaagatatcCAATTATTTACGATATAATACACATGGGCGggttatacatacatacatacacacgcaCGTACACGCTGAAATCACGCACACAATAGTTGCCTTGTTCGCTCTTCAAGCGCAAAGATCACTTTCGGAAAAATAACGTAATgtgttcttttttaatttctgttttcttgcaatttgttcttttgtttcttcgtttcttttctcttgtttCATTCGACCCTTATGTACGATCTTTTGATCGAGCActcgttacattttttaatctttcaacTTCGATTAGAAGTTGTTCACAAACGTCCTAGCATGTAACACAGAATTCTATCGAGTATTAAATTTGTACTGCCAAATGCACTTCTGTTTGTTTCAACCCTTTGAAGTATATATTTCCAAAAAATggtatcttcttcttttttagtaAAGCacaattcttttaaaaatctaGTGAACATGAAGATATAGACTTGATTAGCTGCATTATGTAATAGTAGAAAAATACCATTATCTACCTAGTAgataaaaagtgaaaaaattttgtttaaaatttgcaaaatgaTTTGTTTTAATCTGATATACTTCAAAGGGTTAACCATAGTTCTCTATTGAAGGTATGGGAGAGAATTTTTCTCTTTGGTACTTAATTAAGCTGTACTTAGACTTGAAAACattgatttaaaaaagaaatttaaaaaattgttgctAACAGAAGCTGATTAAAATGATTTCTATACTTTATTGACAATATGGCAAAGGAAtgcacacacatatatatgtaatatataaatgtgtatataataataaaatataatactccAAAATTgcatatacaaaatatttatgtttaatttatcCAAGAGTTGAAAGAATTTCCTTTTAAAAACAGtattcctttttaattttgtaaatagatCGTTAAAATATCGAAGTTATTACAGTTATTATTACAAACTTAAGCAACTTGAATAAAAGAACAAACACGAGTCTAACCACagcttaaatgttaaaaaCTTGAATTTAAGTCATTTCGCGatatttcttacaaaaaaTTCGAGAACGCAGATTTCTTTAAAGATATTCTTATAAAGAATAGAATCGGCAGAAAAATGTGGCTTTCCTAGAAAACATAAATATCAAGTGACAAAATGGAATATAGCCAGCATATTTTGCATATACTATTAGAAGCTTTGATTTGCACATCTCGAGAAACGTGCTTCCTGAAACATTTAGGAACGTGATTGTTTTGAATACGTGGACATTTTTGTGGACATATGCGTAAAAAAATTTAGATTCTCTGCTAGGAACACGCTCCATTGGAAAAAATACTTACTTTCTAAAGCGTGGATGCGTTAAcgaccggaattccatatttatgtttctttttctctcactctctcaTTCTACTTCACGGGAAGAATTTTTCCTTCAACATAGCTTTCttttttggaaaaatgttttacgTGGAATCATCACATAACAAGAGATCGTGGTTAAGACTTCGCGggtatataagtataaaatatatattacggAGCTTAAAGTACAATACGTGTTCTTTAAGTCCACTTTGCTACATTATTCGTATGCGTACCAATACAAGAGGAATTTCATCGTTCAGGATTTTGTCAAAGCCTATCTACTTATGCGTCTAATTCAGCGTTGTGTAAACGATACGTCACaaaactaataaaatatatattataaaaaatcgttaattttacattacaaCGTGAGTTGCTGCGAGCCTAATTTCCAATGAGACTCGCGAAAAGCAGCTGACGCTACGATGTATCAACAAGAACCTCTCGACTAGAGTGACTGATTGTTCTGTTGCATATGCATTTGCAAGAAACAATAAAGTATACCGGCCTGTGCCATCACGTCCACGGTCCCCGCAGCTAATGGATCTCGACTTTTTGCATCAGATCGCGAATTCGTACCAGGACGCAGAAGCGTCGGCCCGAATACCGTCGCTAGGTTGTGCAAAGACATTTTATTTTGAGCCTCGTGTTTATTAACTCGTATCAAATGAGTAAGTAGAAAGTCGATGACTGCCTTGTTCACGGCTGGTAGACTTTCGTATACTCTTCTGAGAGCAGCACCTTTTGATAACTCGCCAGTTTGAAAAGCTTCTAAAAACGCGGGATACAGAGCATCCGTAAAGAGAGCTTCCGGCATTTCACGGAGATACAATTTGAGCACACCCGTTACAGAGTGAACGTCAacctaaaaatataaaaacaaattcatattaataCACAACTCTTTGAATAATGAGgtacataaaaaagaaaggattttattcttttatataatgtattgGCTACCTCTTTAAGCAGTTGTTCTGCTTCGTACGAATTACTTTCAAATGATTTgcgtaattttgttaaatcaGAAGCTGAACCAGAAACGCGATATAATCCCACTTCTCCGACTCCTCTCCTTTCTACCTCTCTAACGCATGCGGTTATAATAAAAGGAACATCGCGTTTTTCACGTCTGTAACAAacatgtaattatatttaactcagatgaaaaagttttttaataaaaatatataatcaaaAGATTTAAATAGCAGTTCATAGTTCATAGTTCAAAAATCATAAAACATACTTGCACACTTGTTGAATTTTAGCTCCAAATAAACCTTGAGGTTTAGCAGATGGTACCCGCCTTAATGTCACTTCACTTGGGACAAAACGAAGAGCCACATCTAATGTAGCTGGGCCTAAATTTAATGACCTTTCTACTTGATCCGATTGAAGCCAAGATCTACTTAATCTTTGTATGCATTTGCCACGTAATACAGAACGCGTTCCACATTCTTCGTACAACAAAATTCTAACATTTTGACTTCCCTCTAGTTCCACAACGAATGTTTCGCCTTAAAtaagtgaaaattaattaattaaaaaaaacttATTTATTCAACTTTcgaagttttataaaaataaaattttacccCAAGTTGGAGCTTGGCCTCTCGCAACTCGACTTCTTGCACGTTTAAAATAGTGTCCATAACTATCAACTTCcacaataatataaagatcTCCTACTCTATCTAAACCAGGTGGTGTCAAGCCAAGTAAAGTTAAATGAAGATCGCCTAATAATAAACTTTCATCGCGTCCTGATCTAAGTAAATAACTTCCCATATCTGTTTGAAGGTAAGTACGACAAGCTGTAACCCACGCCTGTAATTCGTACATTGATAAAGGTAATGGTCCTGGAGGTTGTCCACCctaaaaaattatcatttgtCATTCATTTCTCTCTCATTAGATTTGTatgatcattttttttttctaatatcttTACTTGCATCCTCGtgttgaatttaaataaagtgCATTATTACATAtctttatcttatttatttattcggaATCTGTGAATTACGCACCTTTGACTTATCTAGGTACATATGGGAACGCATTACCTGTTGCAATGCCTCCACCGCTTCAACCCATTGAGAACGTTCAAATTCACTGGATAGAAAGAATGTGTACGAGTTTTGTACTCGATGTTGACTTTTATGCGCAACGCGTAATACTAAATTTGGGGATGCTAATACTAATTGAGCTTCAAGCTCAGCAAGtttcttcctatttttttCTGAACCTCTACCACCGAGTCTAATTCGTTTTTCATCATTCCGTTCTTCCCATAGTATCTGATCACGTACTGTACATGCTTGTGATctgaatatgtataaattattattattatacatataaattattattaggagTAAATGatagatttttatatgtacCTCAAAGCTACAA encodes:
- the Tbh gene encoding tyramine beta hydroxylase — protein: MLLKIYLLILVTILKDVSCLSWHDYHQNSEDNSNRKNVHTVPLGSGATFHWRVDFMSEMIIAEVHYIGVDNTWFAIGFSNYGELKPADYCVLWIDWHRQIQLQDAWTDEEGKLNLDLQQDCENFAWRRRGNVTKFTFSRKFDTCDENDYIMERGTTHLVWLEGLGPLSSLAGLQVSDAEASGMSRTELIRVLHKKPTFPSNAWHLEMLTDHVKVPNKETTYWCRVQKLPPVLSQKHHILQFGPIIQTGNEHLVHHMEVFHCAGPMALEIPMYDGPCDGADRPEKTQVCKKVLAAWAMGADAFVYPEEAGLSIGGQNFNPYVMLEVHYNNPELQDGNVDSSGIRFIVTRSLRKYDAGVIELGLEYTDKMAIPPRQEAFILSGHCIQECTGVGLPQQGIHIFASQLHTHLTGVKVVTRHIRDGEELPLLNYDNHYSTHFQEIRLLPKPVTILPGDSLITTCTYNTMDRENITLGGFAISDEMCVNYIHYYPNARLEVCKSAISDDALRTYFRYMREWENQPTSVDNGISANYGSIEWTKVRVQALHDLYEAAPLGMQCNGSDGSRLPGLWDNIPATPVKLPLPPPARNCPHSSLRQEIINSI